In Bacteroides cellulosilyticus, the genomic stretch TATTTATCTGCATCAATATCTTCAAACCGGAAATACATAACAAAACTTTGATGCCGGCTTTGCAAAGTCCGTGGTTTACACCTCATGTCATCGTATATATGTTTGCCTATGCTATGCTGGGTGCGGCCACCGTGATGGCTATTTATCTGCTTTGGTTCAAGAAGAAGCCGATTGACAGCCGGGAGATGGACCTATGCGATAATCTGACTTATGTAGGATTGGCATTCATGACATTAGGCATGCTGTCGGGGGCTGTATGGGCAAAAGAGGCGTGGGGACATTACTGGTCGTGGGATCCGAAGGAGACATGGGCGGCCGCTACGTGGTTTTCCTATCTGATTTATATACATTTCCGCCTTGGAAAACCTTTGCTACACCGTAAGGCCTTAATTTTACTTCTGATATCATTTGTTTTGCTGCAAATGTGCTGGTACGGCATCAACTATCTGCCCTCTGCACAGGGAGTCAGCATTCATACGTATAATTTAAACTGATAATCATTATGAAAACTACTTATTGGGCAATGCTTCTCATGCTTTTGCCAAGCATGGCGTATACGCAAACAACAGAAAAAGAGAATGAATTTACAATGTCCATCCAGATCAGACCTCGTGCGGAATATCGTAACGGTGCTCTGATGCCCCGTAATGAAGGAGAGGAACCTGCGGGATTCATCAATAACCGTGCACGCCTTTCTATGGAGTACAAGCGTTCTGATTTGCAAATGAAAATCTCGGCTCAGCATGTGGGGGTATGGGGACAAGATCCGCAGATTGACAAGAATGGACGTTTCATCATGAACGAGGCATGGGCTAAACTGAATTTCGGTAAAAACTTCTTTGCACAATTAGGTCGTCAGACCCTTTCGTATGATGACGAGCGCATTCTGGGCGGACTGGATTGGAACATAGCCGGACGCTATCATGATGCATTGAAACTGGGTTATGCCGACCCCAACAACCAATTGCATCTTATCCTCGCTTTCAACCAGAATGACGAGACTAAGATAGGCGGTACCTATTACGTGCAGGCCGGGGCGCAGCCTTACAAGAATATGCAGACATTCTGGTATCACTATAAATCCGATTATACTCCCTTTGATGCATCCTTACTGTTCATGAATCTGGGATTGGAAACCGGAGATGCCGCTACTAAAGAGTCTCACACCCGTTATCTGCAAACAATGGGAACTTATATCACCTACAGGGAAAATGGGTGGAATGTAGACGGCGCCTTCTATTATCAGACGGGCAAGAACCAAAATGTGCAGAAGGTATCTGCTTTCATGGCCAGCCTGCAAGTGGCTTATGCTTTCCCATACAACCTTAAACCTACTTGGACGATAGTGACAAGCGCCGATTATCTAAGTGGAAACAGCAGTGACAGTGACAAGTATAAGGCATTCAATGTTCTGTATGGCACACATCATAAGTTTTACGGAGCTATGGATTATTTCTACGCGTCCGACTTTAAACCCGGATATGCTCCCGGCTTGTTTGACAAACGTCTGGGTTTACGTTTCCGTGCTTCCGATAAGGTGGATATGGACTTGAACTACCATCATTTCTCAACTGCGGTGAAGTTGCCGAATCTGAAGAAAGCATTAGGTTCGGAAGTCGATTATCAGATTAACTGGTCGGTGATGAAGGATGTGAAACTCTCCGCCGGATATTCTATTATGCGCGGAACGGAGACGATGGACATCGTGAAAGGCGGCAATCATAAAAGCTGGCAAGACTGGGGATGGGTGTCTGTCAACATCAATCCCAGAGTGCTGTTTGTGAAGTGGTAAAACAGTAGTAAGAGAGAGAATAAATGAAGGTACGTATCAGGAGGAAGCTCTTATACGTACCTTTCTAATATAGCTTCATTGAGTATCTGCACTGTCTTTCCATCCATATCGATAATACCTTCCTTTATCATCTTATTAATCTCTTTCGATAGTGCAGGGCGGGTTACATTCAGATATTCGGCAAGGGTTGCCTGGTTGTGGATGATGTTGACCGTTGAAGAATTCTTTTTCTTGTGTTCCAGCAAGTAGACAACGAAACGTTCGCGCACTGTTTTCCGTGATAGGGTTTTCAGGCGGGATACTGTGCAGACATTACAATTACCCGTGATGCAAAGAAAGTTGTGTAATATTTTAGGTTCCTCGCTGATAAGCTTGAACATGGACTCTTTGCTGGCGGTGAGCAGGGTGCTGTCTTCCATGGCGGTAAAGGTTGCCGGCAGCACTCCGTCTGAACTGAATAAATGAGGAGTGGCGAATGCACGTGCCGCAACGATATATTCTATCATGACTTCATTTCCCAATCCGTCGATAATATCTACCCGTAGTTTCCCCTCCAACAATACATATAATTTCTTGCAGAGTGTTCCCTGGGTGGCAATGATATCTTTTTTGTCGACCGAGTACAGGGAAATATCCAATCTGTCGAGCAACGAATGCTTGATGTTAAGGGGAAGGTCACGAAACAGCGGAATCTGGAAAAGTAATTCCTGATGTTTGTCGGTTAATGTTATTTTCCTCATTATATTA encodes the following:
- a CDS encoding alginate export family protein translates to MKTTYWAMLLMLLPSMAYTQTTEKENEFTMSIQIRPRAEYRNGALMPRNEGEEPAGFINNRARLSMEYKRSDLQMKISAQHVGVWGQDPQIDKNGRFIMNEAWAKLNFGKNFFAQLGRQTLSYDDERILGGLDWNIAGRYHDALKLGYADPNNQLHLILAFNQNDETKIGGTYYVQAGAQPYKNMQTFWYHYKSDYTPFDASLLFMNLGLETGDAATKESHTRYLQTMGTYITYRENGWNVDGAFYYQTGKNQNVQKVSAFMASLQVAYAFPYNLKPTWTIVTSADYLSGNSSDSDKYKAFNVLYGTHHKFYGAMDYFYASDFKPGYAPGLFDKRLGLRFRASDKVDMDLNYHHFSTAVKLPNLKKALGSEVDYQINWSVMKDVKLSAGYSIMRGTETMDIVKGGNHKSWQDWGWVSVNINPRVLFVKW
- the ccsA gene encoding cytochrome c biogenesis protein CcsA: MTWDYFVPFSIAALHFWGFGAFAAWRGRKPYIVGGLTLIGLAIFFCFIVGMWISLERPPMRTMGETRLWYSFFLPLAGLITYSRWRYKWILSFSFILSLVFICINIFKPEIHNKTLMPALQSPWFTPHVIVYMFAYAMLGAATVMAIYLLWFKKKPIDSREMDLCDNLTYVGLAFMTLGMLSGAVWAKEAWGHYWSWDPKETWAAATWFSYLIYIHFRLGKPLLHRKALILLLISFVLLQMCWYGINYLPSAQGVSIHTYNLN
- a CDS encoding Crp/Fnr family transcriptional regulator, which codes for MRKITLTDKHQELLFQIPLFRDLPLNIKHSLLDRLDISLYSVDKKDIIATQGTLCKKLYVLLEGKLRVDIIDGLGNEVMIEYIVAARAFATPHLFSSDGVLPATFTAMEDSTLLTASKESMFKLISEEPKILHNFLCITGNCNVCTVSRLKTLSRKTVRERFVVYLLEHKKKNSSTVNIIHNQATLAEYLNVTRPALSKEINKMIKEGIIDMDGKTVQILNEAILERYV